The DNA segment GGTGAGGGACAGGGAATCTGTCTGGAGTGGTTATGGCATTGAGGCGACGGTAATCACCGCATACTCTCCACGATCCGTCTTTTTTGGGCACCATGTGGATGGGACTCGCCCATGGACTGCTGGAGGGTTGGCAAATGCCCAGCTCTGTAAGCCGTTTGAACTCTTTTTTGGCTATGTTAACTTTCTCCGAGTTTAGCCTTCTGGGAGGCTCGGCCACCGGTTGGCCAGTAGTAATGATACGATGTTGTACGTCGCTGTTACTTGGTAGCGTAGCCTGCTTGAGGCCAGTGACTTTCGGAAAGTCCGCGAGAATATGCGCGAATTTCGTGTCTGGATTGACAGTGCTGGCTTTATGGAAAGGCGTTGCCCTAATAATACCCGAAGTATATGCGTTGTTGCGCGCGTCGATTAGTCTGCGACCTTCGAGGTCTGGCAGAAGACCGTAGTGTTTCAAGAAGTCGGCCCCAATGATCGGGTACGGAATCTTTGCCACACAAAAGTTCCACGTGAGTGGACGTAAACCGATATTCAACGTGCGAAATAATTGCCCATATGTGTTAATCACGGTGTCATTAGCCGCGTATAACTTGAGATTACCGGGCGTTTTATTAGAGGTATCGCCAGCGGGAAGCAATGAAATCTCCGCCCCCGTGTCAATCAAGAATAACTCTCCTGTGAGTCGATCGCGCACGTGGAGGCGTTTAGAAAAATTGGGGTCCACCATGCTAGCCTCCGTAATGGTGGACCTGTTTATTCCCCCTTCTCAGTAACTGCGGCTTTGTTTTGTTTCCAGGAGCACGGGGACTTATCTGTGCCTTTGCACGCCCGCGCTGCCTCGCCAAAAGTTCTGTGCGGCCAACAGACTTTAGGCTGCCTACTGTTAGAACGTTCGCGGTGCCGTGATTTATCTCTACTTCGCGACCTGCTAGATCGTTTAAGTTGAGCCGAGAGGGTAGCGAGCTCTGCAGCAAGGCGATCGACCTTGCTTTCGAGGTCCGATGGCTGTGATTGTTTTGCAGAGGAGGCTGCACACTGTGCCGATTCGTTGGCCGTCTCCGCGATCTTATCGGCCATTTTCGCTAATTTATCTAAATCCGCGCAGTCCGAAACCGCAAGTATACCACGCATGTAGGGCGTTAAATGTTcgcaaaaaatagttttaatgacGGCGTCATCGCAACGTTTATCTGCATTAAGGTTACGCAGCCGGCTAAGAATTTGCGACGGTTTTCCGGAAGTAAGCACTTGGCCTTTTAATAATTGTCGAAGCTGAGCTTCGGCTGACGCGGAAAAGCTTTCGATAATGCGCTCTTTCAGCTGGGTATACGGTTCTGTTTCGTCAGGGTCCGCGATCAAGTCACGACAGCACGCGATTGCTTCGGCATCTAGCGCACTGATGACATGATGTGCTTTGGTCTTTTGGTCCGAGATGCGGGCGGTCCCAAAAGACGCCTCAACCTGAATGAACCAGATGACGGGATCTTTGATCAAGAAGGGTGGGATTTTAGGAATTCGATAAGAATCCACGCGCGGAACTCCGGCCTGCCCTTGCATCTGCTGCAAGGTGGTCTGCATCTGCGCCAATTGTACTTGCAACTCTTCGACCGTGGGCGGAGGCATTGTTACTAAGACGCGTTACAGAGTTAATTTACCACGACGCTCGCGGCTTGTATTGGTTATCGGAAATATAGCGATTTTAAATTGCATGAATGTTGAGCCGAAATGCATGCGCCGTACTCAACGCAACGTGCTACGTGTTAGACTTAAAACGATGCGTAGCGaacaaaagcaaataaatttcaatatggcGTTCGGCGGGAAAGAAGACAGGCGCGAACGGCGCGAAAATGGCGTTGCGCGAGCTCGCGTGCGAGCGCGAAAACGAATGGCCGTAATGGCGGTCGATGCGCGAATCACGAATGGGACACGCGCGAAAACAAATGGCCGTAATGGCTGTCGATGTACGATTCACGGATGGGACACGCACGAACCCGACGATGGGCGCGCTTCGCCGCGCGGAAGGGTACCTCGACGGCTGATGCCAATGATGAGACCGCAGCTGCGGCTTGACGCCTCCAGCGGTGATGCCGCGTGCAGCCGCGCACCTGGCGATGATGTCCGGGTCTGCTCGCACCCTTGATGACAGTGTCACGGTGCGATCGCCTTAACAATGACGTGTGCCGGTACTATCGCCTTCCCGGCGACGGTGCCTTGGTGCAATCGCCTTCACGGCGACGGTCCTGGTGGAATCGCCTTCACGGCGACGACGTCTCCTTGGATGCCGAAGTCTCGTTCGGCGCACGCCTTTTGCTGTGGCGCACTTACTGGCGGTTACGCCTACTGCGATGATCGCAGTTATTGTCGTGCCCTTGGCGAGACTAATACCTTGGGCAGTGACGCTCGTTCTGTGCACGGCCCTCCTTTAGGATGTAAGTAAGGGCGTGCAGTCGATGGGCACGTGGCTGCGTGCCTTTCCTCAGTTTTTCTCGTTTCGAGGAACACGTGGATGATCGGCCGGCGGCCGAAATCAGTTGCTTCCTtagatcacgtcggggtcaccaatgtGGGGAATGATGGCTCGAGTCCTCGAGACGTACCCACTAACGACGTACGGAAGGGAAGACTGATTAATTAAACACACCACGTAATTAGTAGAACGGATATATTGTCAAGGTACAACGTGTGTACAGGACTAGCGTCAGAGAGAATCTGAATCTTTTTAGAGCTGCTCGCAGGCAGCATAGTACCAACCTTAGAACTAGTTTGTACCGCTCAGCGCTAGGGAAGAAATGTGGTGGAAATCCCCACACCtgtgtggcgttcttacactctttcacttacacttttattcttacacttacactttctacacttgttacttagcaacaaactaaacatcttttgttattaacatttacttctttattattattctgccTGTCAAAGAGTTTATACGTCTtaataaatatctctttatcaaatataaatctagtgatttatacaATAAGTGGCTACAtttttggtgaccccgacgtgatcacgGTGTGAGCTGGAATATCTCTTGACGCGGGAAGTTTGATTTCCGAAGTGTCATTTGGTGTCAACAAGAATCTTCGAATTTTGATTCCTGGATCGTCTTGGCTCTTCTCTGGAAACatcaaatcattgataaa comes from the Solenopsis invicta isolate M01_SB chromosome 14, UNIL_Sinv_3.0, whole genome shotgun sequence genome and includes:
- the LOC120359491 gene encoding uncharacterized protein LOC120359491, whose amino-acid sequence is MPPPTVEELQVQLAQMQTTLQQMQGQAGVPRVDSYRIPKIPPFLIKDPVIWFIQVEASFGTARISDQKTKAHHVISALDAEAIACCRDLIADPDETEPYTQLKERIIESFSASAEAQLRQLLKGQVLTSGKPSQILSRLRNLNADKRCDDAVIKTIFCEHLTPYMRGILAVSDCADLDKLAKMADKIAETANESAQCAASSAKQSQPSDLESKVDRLAAELATLSAQLKRSSRSRSRDKSRHRERSNSRQPKVCWPHRTFGEAARACKGTDKSPCSWKQNKAAVTEKGE